The Anaeromyxobacter sp. Fw109-5 genomic interval CCGCCGGCGGTGGCGCTCGTGAACGGCGAGCCCATCGGCGCCGACGTGCTCGCGCGCGAGCTGCGCGAGGCGAGCGCGGGCGACGCGCGCGGCGACGGCGGGGACGTCCTCCGCCGGCGCCTCCTCGACGAGCTCGTGGATCGGACGCTGCTGCTCCAGGAGGCACGCGCGCGCTCCATCGTCGTGGGCCAGGATCAGGTCGAGCGCGCCTTCCTGCGCGTGCGCGCCGAGTATCCCGGCACGCACTTCGACGACCTGCTCGCCCAGCAGCGGCTCAGCCAGGCCGACCTGAAGGCGCGCCTCGCGGACCAGCTCACCGTCGAGCGGCTCTTCGAGGAGCAGGTCTACCCCCAGGTGCAGGTCTCCGACGCCGAGATCCAGCGCTACTTCGCCGACCACGCCGCGGAGTTCGAGGAGCCTGAGAAGGTGCACGTGCTCCAGGTGGTCGTCGCGAGCAAGGAGGAGGCGCTCGCGGTGCGCGAGAAGCTCCGCCGCAACCCGCAGACGTTCGCGGAGGTCGCCCGCAAGTCGTCGATCGCCCCGGAGGGGAAGGGGGGCGGGGACCTCGGCTACATCGGGCGCGGCTCCGGCTTCCCCGAGGTGTTCGACGTCACCTTCACGCTGCCGCTCAACCGCGTGAGCGACGTCACCCCGTCGCCGT includes:
- a CDS encoding peptidyl-prolyl cis-trans isomerase; translated protein: MPGRLLIPLALLGAVAGAGCGRCGGETKGSPPAPPAVALVNGEPIGADVLARELREASAGDARGDGGDVLRRRLLDELVDRTLLLQEARARSIVVGQDQVERAFLRVRAEYPGTHFDDLLAQQRLSQADLKARLADQLTVERLFEEQVYPQVQVSDAEIQRYFADHAAEFEEPEKVHVLQVVVASKEEALAVREKLRRNPQTFAEVARKSSIAPEGKGGGDLGYIGRGSGFPEVFDVTFTLPLNRVSDVTPSPYGFHIFKVVDRRAAQRRTLEQARGDIAAKLAREKRAQVQQDYVKGLRERARIEVDEKAVAGVTP